DNA from Stegostoma tigrinum isolate sSteTig4 chromosome 8, sSteTig4.hap1, whole genome shotgun sequence:
taaaatcctggaattccctccctaagggcttgTGGGTCAAACCACACCACGTGGAGTGGAtggcagaggttcaagaaggcaactcaccagcaccttctcaagggcaactggagaataaatgctggtcGGCCAGCCAGACCTACATCTACTAAGTGAATATAGAAGAAAAATCTGTTCATGTCATGCACATAAAGACGCTTCTTTCTTTTTAGGATAATTTGCCAATCCACAAATTAACTGGTGAAATATGACAGGCTATTTTGGGAATTCAGATAATAAAAATCAGATTTTCcaatcaacatttaaaaagttctTTTCCGagaggtcgggggggggagaaggccAAAACTAGAATGCTTAGAGAGGGAAAGATTGAAGAGGGACCTAAAAGGGCAACTTGTaaattcagagggtggtgcatgtatgggatgagctgccagaggaagtggtggaggctggtacaactataacatttaataggcatctggatatgaataggaaggatttagagggatatgggccaaatgctggcaaacaggactagatttatttgggatgactggtcagcatggaataactggactgaagggcctgtttctgtgctgtacatctctatgactccatgaacgGACAGCAGGAAAACAACACTAACCAAAGAAGTCTCAAAGGTAAAATGTACAATCAAGTGATGGATTTACCCTTAGCTTTCTATTTAGCAGAGGTGGATGTGTCAGGATGCTAATgaatttctctctttctatcatcATTGATTTAAACTGGACACTATTGCTCAGACCAGTCCCATCTAATGGGTTTGAAGAATTTATTTGATTATTATTACAGACTTAGGCTACTTGGCAGAGACTCACAGTCTCTTTCATTCGATTTGACAAAGAAGGATGCATCTCAGCTTCTGGCACAAGCTCTGGATCTCTGTCCACCACGTGGTCAAGTAGGGGTTTGTAGAGGCTGGAAGCTGGATGGATCTCTCATGATTCTGCTCCTGGATATTGCAAAAACCATAAGAAAGACCATCCACTGAACCAGGCTAGGCACATCCCAGGTTCCTTGACTTCTTCCACAGAATTGACCTCAACCAGGTTGCCTTGGAAATGTACCAGGCTGTGTCCAGACTCGAGGTCATCTCTGATCAGTCACACTGCAAGGCATGCAGTATATAAAGAGCACTGATATTATCAAAGTTCAAAGAACTTTTACATAAGTAAAGATTTGACAGCTAtgccaaacaaacaaaaaagggaGAAACACTTTTGTTTAATCTTTTCGTcgtttttagaaaaaaaatcacatttacaCAGATAGCATATTGCAACTGTAGTTTCAAATACCCTGTACCTCTGCGTGATAGCCGGGTGTCTGCGTCAGTGTCCACAAAAAGCTTCAGCTGAAACATGTCTCGGATCTCCTGCATATAAAAGGCCAAGATACCTTCGAAAAGCACCACGTCTGCTGGGTAAACAGTAATCGTCTCAGATTTTCTGGAAAGGCAACATATAAAGATAAACAGGAACACTATGGTTTCCATTGCCAATGTGCATTAACTAGAACTATTCTAGTCTTTGCAGAGCtctgtgcaattttttttgtacGAGTACTCGATTCCATTGAGTAATTAAAtgctttttcaaaattatttgtccCTCCACATCAGTAAAGCCTCTGAGATGCTTGTGTAAAGTTCCATTCAGTGCTTAAAATTCATCCGCATAATGGTCCCAACATATGGGTGCTCATTTTATGCTGCTGGAGCATTCACAGCACAAATTGTACAGACCGATTTCACTTGAAAACTTGCTATTCAATTTTGAAGTCAAAAGCCTTCGTTAgattccatatttttaaaaaaaccgaGTTCAGGTCAGAATGATCTGAACTTCTTGTTCTGGGAAGATTCTGTTTTAATAGAAAGTATTTATTTGTCCACACATTGGAATATCAAAATATACCCCAGAGAAACATTTGGGCAAAGAAGGGTAGAAGTTGGAAAAATGATCTTCAAACAGGTAAGAGCAAGGTTTTAAAGAGAAAGGTAAAGTCCTGATGAAAGAATTGGTAATTAAAAGGTTAAGATCTTAAGGTTACTATTTGCCACTTGATGAATGGGCTCATTCTTCAGCACAAAACTGAACAGGAACTAGTTGGTAGGATGGAATTTTTAGTATGGAATAAAATATTCTAACCCTGTCCAAATTATGTAGAACCTTACGTGAACACACTTATCTTGGATTCAGTTCATTCTCGGAATAGAAATTATTTTGCGTTCGTGGATTTAAAGCTGATAAACCTGACAATATCATATTATTCTCCATTTTTAGAGAGGCAATTTAGATATATTCAAATTCAAAGAAAGCTAAGTTGTATCAGTTAATCTGTACGTCCAAAGTGAAACGATTACTGTACTATCAATCCAGAGGCGTGCACTATGAATTTGTGCAATGGCAGCAGACAAAATGTTAATTTAGCATATAAAAGGGAAacaaattcatgggatgtggatagcactgcatttgttgcccatcccttacTGTccctgaactgaatggcttgctaggccattctCGAGTGCCAATAAGAATCAACCTTATTATTGTGCCATGGGTGTGGAGGCACACACAGGCCAGACCACAtaacaatggcagatttccccaagatgtctgttaagggagattagtgaaccagatgggtctacAAAACAGTCAACTGATAGTTGTTAAGGTCCATTACTGAGACTGGCTTTCAATTACAGATTTAATAATTGCATTTTAAATCCCATCAGCATCACAAAAAGGGAGGGTACACAATTTTTCCTCCTCTTAGTATGTAGTGCTAATGCAGTACTCCTACACTTATGACACAGGATCAATTTGGCACTTCTGCTCTGTGAGGCTCTATTGTTACCTGACTTCTCCAGCTAAGACACAGCTGctgaggtggaatttgaatccatgtccccaagGTACTAGTCTAGGCCCTAGGACCTCGAAAGACATTACGGTGGCAGGGTGGTAGACTGGCAGATtaatacagtatggaagcaggtccttcggcccgaactggtccatgctgaccactgtgccccctcagctagttccaattgcctgcatttagtccatatccttctaaaccctacCTATCAATGGacctatccaaatttttttttaatgttgctattgtacctgcctcaaccactttctctggcagcccactcCATATAtgtgccactctctgcatgaagaagctgcccctcaggtccttctttaatctttctcctattaccttaaacctatgcccactagttttccattccccatccctgggaaaaacattatatgcattcatcctatctatgcccctcatgattttataccaCCTCAATAAGGccagccctcattctcctatgttcaaaggaataaagtcctatactggccaacctctccctataactcaggcctactagtcctggcaaaaTCCTCAAAAATCTTTACACACTTTTctgtttaactatgtctttcccacaacagggtgatcaaaactggacacaatactctaaatgtggtctcaccaacaacttatacaactgtaaaatAACATATCAACTcgtatactcaatgcctcaaccgatgaaggccagcatgctaaacgcattcttcactaccctgtctattaTCATCCCCTAATTTTATATtatataaaatctggaattaaaagccttgTGTCCAAAAAACTAACATATGGTCACTAAAAgcctatctgattcactaatgtcctttagagaagataTCTAACACCCTCGCCCATAGTGACCTATATAAGACTctagacccgcagcaatgtgacATGCTGCCCTCTGAATGACCTTGCTAACCACTCAGGTGTTTCTTTTCCGTAAATTTTTTCATTACTTATTTGCAAATCAACATAATCAGAAACGTTATTACATATCTCctgagcaggtggaacttgaaccccaGCCTCCCAGTCAAGTTGTGTTTAAGGGAGTGGTTCATCGTGGCCTGATCACAGTTATGAACTGGTAGAAAATGCTGGCCTTACTAACAACATGCATATCCTGTCAatggatagatttttaaaaagtgcaaatctttacaggattttgacactgAATTTCGTGAAATGCACGTGTGTAATTTTATGGAATCTCCTCCATTTCTACTTTCTCTCACTCTTAAATCTCAAGTTCTATTGGTTTTAATGGATTTCTATAAATAACCAATTGTTTCAGATAGTTCACCCAAGCAAAGTGTTACCAGATTATGTTACCGCTTGTAACATAGTAAAAACCTGCCAAAGGGTTCATGGAAGTTTGAAATTACACAGAAATTGACACTGAGCCAAAACAAGGAGATGTTGGAACATTAGACCATCGTTTGGTGAAAGAGGTTGATTTAAAAAGTGGGATTTAAAAGAAGGAAGGTAAGTAGAGGGGTCCAGGGAGAGAATCCAGAGCCTATGATTAGCGAAGTGAAGGCGCTGGCACCCATGATAGTGCATTCACAATTTTTACTAGTCAAGACAACATCAACTGAAGGAGCAAGGTCAGATTTTGCATGATTGTATGGCTGGTGATTACAGGATTGGATGGGGTTGAGGACAAGGCTACAAAAGGGAGTGAAAACAAatgaatcttttttttaaaaaaaaatacagaggtTGCCAAAATGTAGGTCAACAATCAGAAAAGTAATGGATGAATGTTGCTTGGTCAGAGTCAAGATATAGGTAGCAAGTTTTGGATGCCCTAAAAATAATGCAGAATACAAGGCAGAAGGTTATCCACTAGATCGTTGGAATAATTTGAGCCTGGACATTTACAAAAAGGTATGGATAAGGGCTTTGTCAGCAGATGGGCTAAAGTCAGGGCACAACTATTTAGGCAGAAATAGGATtatggtgattttttttggttgGAACCTCCAGCATAAATTCAAATAGGAGCCAAAGATGTAGTTAAGGTTCAGACAGTGGGTAGGCAATAGGATATGGTGTCacctccccaccacaccccatgCCCAAAACCTATCCTCAGTACCTCATTTCTATCCCCCAATCTGGCAGAACACAACTCCTGTAGTTATACAAGTTTATGCAAttagaaatgcaaaaaaaattattcaaattaAGCCACACACAAGACAGCCAAGCTTGATCTTGGCTGGCTATAAGATCACAAAAAGGGAGGGTACACAATTTTTCCTCCTCTTAGTATGTAGTGCTAATGCAGTACTCCTACACTTATGACACAGGATCAATTTGGCACTTCTGCTCTGTGAGGCTCTATTGTTACATGACTTCTCCAGCTAAGACACAGTTGATAGACTCTGAAACAGAGTCTGAGGAATGAAAGTACAAAGAAAACATCAACCCTGCAAATTAATTGGCTTAATATGCCAGCTAAATCAACTACATCCGCTATGTACATCTTCTGGCGCCAAAAGAATCTGCCAAGTATTACTCTGCCTGCAAGAAACATTCAAAACAAATATGACCTTGTATTAGTGTAATTTACCTGGAATGTGAAACAAAGTCATAGACAGGAATCTCAACGGTTTTGCCTTCAACAATATCCCTCAGGGTGTTCAATATTAATTCATTATCAAAAGCAtctgtaaataaaataaaatggaaacaaaaatcatagaacatagaacaatacatcacagaacaggcccttcggtccttgatgttgcaccaacctgtgagctaatctaagcccatcccctatactatcccatcatcatcatccatatccttatccaaggactgtttaaatgcccctaatgtggctgagttaactacattttcATCGTGTGAACAAAGACTACAATGGTACATCATTAAATTCTCTGTTGATAGTTCCCTTGCCAAATTCCAAGTACCTGGATGATCGAAGTTAAATTGGCCTTTCATTGCTTTTCCTTTCTGTTCTGCTGTTAACACTTGGTAAAAGCTGTCTTGACTCACAATAACCACCTGCCGCTTATGATGATCGATTTCATTTTGGCCGAGAAGCTGGACTATTTTTGCACAAACTGAAGACTACCtcagaagagagaaagaaaaatacaaatttaGTGAAGTAGCAGTTCCTACATTAGCTATTTCACTAATATTTGGCCCCAACATAATTCAAAACTATACAAAAGTAGAACAATAAACAACTTCTAGAGAGATGTAGCaatgttaaatttttaaaaaaggacattctTAACATTTGACATACTTCAGCTTAATAACATGCAGAGATAGTTAAACCAAATATCAACATCTTACCGACAAGACTAAACCAGGATTACTATCTCTGGTTTTGTCGTCAGACAAAATTGAGGCAGTGAGAAACTATTATCACCAATAGGCACAACAATACTGAAGAGCTGGGCACAACTGCTATGAAGTTATGTCTATACCAGTGTGTGAAGTAGTTCCTTAAAATTAAGCAATGaatcttagatacaaaagcaACAGGTTTCTGTCAGATTTTGAGAAAGCGTAATAATGAGCAGTTGAAAAAAAACTTCCTCAATCATGAATTACATCCAGTGCTACAGATATAAATGCTAATCTTCCAAATTTGAGATTACACATGCCTAATGGGCAGAGGGCATACTGATGGTTATAGGTCAGTGGTGGATCAAAGTGGACTTTCGTAGTACAGGGGTAGTGTACTACctttgaaccaggaggcctgggttaaagtcccacctgctacAGAGGAGGgtactaacatctctgaacaggttgattaggaaaataaaaaaaacaatgtaGGTATTGAGAACTTGCTACTCTACAGCTTCAAATATAAGCAATCAAGCAAGGAGGAATCACCAAGCCCTTTGACTGGATATGGTTCGAAAAGAAAAATATTCCAGTTAAGCCAATGAACGTATCCAGCATTGATCACTGGATAGTGATGTGGAGCAAGAAATGAGATGACCCCCATTCCCCTTCCCAGAGGCCTGGAGAATTGCATCCAATTTTTATAGTCCTACTTCTGTCCTGCCAAAGATCAGCACAGCACAAAATGTAAAAATCTGGCCTACAGCAGGGTTATCTTGTTACAAATCCAATACTGCAGTACGCAATCAAAGTATGACTGCCTATTAGGTCACAGTTTATCATTCAGCCACCTACATATTCTAAGCCGTCCTTTGCAGGAAATAGAACAAAAACTGCCATACCAGGTGGGGTTCATGAGCAACACCGGGCAA
Protein-coding regions in this window:
- the LOC125456179 gene encoding uridine-cytidine kinase 2-like — protein: MAGDSDQTVQNHKPRKPFLIGVGGGTASGKSSVCAKIVQLLGQNEIDHHKRQVVIVSQDSFYQVLTAEQKGKAMKGQFNFDHPDAFDNELILNTLRDIVEGKTVEIPVYDFVSHSRKSETITVYPADVVLFEGILAFYMQEIRDMFQLKLFVDTDADTRLSRRVLRDISERQRDLEQILTQYITFVKPAFEEFCLPTKKYADVIIPRGAENMVAINLIVQHIQDLLNGGLSKRQNGYLNGYTLSCKRDTSDSNSRPH